From Curtobacterium sp. MCBA15_012:
ACCAACCACCTCGACGCCGAGTCCGTGCTCTGGCTCGAGCAGCACCTGCAGCAGTACCACGGTGCAGTCCTGGCCGTGACCCACGACCGGTACTTCCTGGACCACGTCGCCCAGTGGATCGCCGAGGTCGACCGCGGCCGTCTCTACCCGTACGAGGGCAACTACTCGACCTACCTCGAGAAGAAGCGTGCCCGTCTCGAGGTCCAGGGCAAGAAGGACGCCAAGCTCGCGAAGCGCCTGTCCTCCGAGCTCGACTGGGTCCGCAGCAACACCAAGGGCCGTCAGGCGAAGTCGAAGGCCCGTCTCGCCCGCTACGAGGAGATGGTGACGGAGGCCGAGCGCACCCGGAAGCTCGACTTCGAGGAGATCGTCATCCCGGTGGGCCCGCGTCTGGGCTCGCAGGTCATCGACGCCGAGAAGCTCCACAAGCAGTTCGGCGACCGCGTCATCATCAGCGACCTGTCCTTCACGCTGCCCCGCAACGGCATCGTCGGCGTCATCGGCCCGAACGGTGTCGGCAAGACGACGCTGTTCAAGACGATCGTCGGCCTCGAGCCCCTCGACGGTGGCACGCTGAAGATCGGCGAGACGGTCGACATCTCCTACGTCGACCAGAGCCGTGGCGGCATCGACCCGAACAAGAACCTGTGGGAGGTCGTGTCCGACGGCCTCGACTACATCCAGGTCGGCAAGACCGAGATCCCGTCGCGTGCCTACGTCTCGCAGTTCGGGTTCAAGGGCCCGGACCAGCAGAAGCGCGCCGGCATCCTCTCCGGTGGTGAGCGCAACCGCCTGAACCTCGCGCTGACGCTCAAGCAGGGCGGCAACCTGCTGCTCCTCGACGAGCCGACGAACGACCTGGACGTCGAGACCCTCGGCAGCCTCGAGAACGCACTCCTCGAGTACCCCGGGTGCGCCGTCGTGATCACCCACGACCGGTGGTTCCTCGACCGCATCGCGACGCACATCCTCGCGTGGGAGGGCCTGAACGAGGACGGTACGCCGAACTGGTACTGGTTCGAGGGCAACTTCGAGGCCTACGAGGAGAACAAGATCGAGCGCCTCGGTGCCGATGCGGCGAAGCCCGGCCGCGCGACGTACCGCAAG
This genomic window contains:
- the ettA gene encoding energy-dependent translational throttle protein EttA; its protein translation is MAEYIYQMVRARKSVGDKLILDDVTMSFLPGAKIGVVGPNGAGKSTILKIMAGLDQPSNGEAKLSPGFTVGILMQEPELDESKTVLENVQEGVGEIHGKITRFNEISALMAEPDADFDSLLAEMGTLQEEIDAADAWDLDSQLEQAMAALQCPPGDELVTHLSGGEKRRVALCKLLLQKPDLLLLDEPTNHLDAESVLWLEQHLQQYHGAVLAVTHDRYFLDHVAQWIAEVDRGRLYPYEGNYSTYLEKKRARLEVQGKKDAKLAKRLSSELDWVRSNTKGRQAKSKARLARYEEMVTEAERTRKLDFEEIVIPVGPRLGSQVIDAEKLHKQFGDRVIISDLSFTLPRNGIVGVIGPNGVGKTTLFKTIVGLEPLDGGTLKIGETVDISYVDQSRGGIDPNKNLWEVVSDGLDYIQVGKTEIPSRAYVSQFGFKGPDQQKRAGILSGGERNRLNLALTLKQGGNLLLLDEPTNDLDVETLGSLENALLEYPGCAVVITHDRWFLDRIATHILAWEGLNEDGTPNWYWFEGNFEAYEENKIERLGADAAKPGRATYRKLTRD